The genomic window TTCTCCCATGGACGACATAATATTATGAAACATCACAGGTTGAATGGTATTATTTACAGCGCGCAGCATGTTCATGCCGACAATACGGGTGTAGCCAATACTGTTGCATATTTCAGGATCAATCTTATTCAGATAATCCATGTATTCATCGGTAAAATTATTTTTGTGTGCAATGCTGGTTTTCGCCGGATCATAAAGAAACACTTCATCGGAATCAGCATATTCCTCCGTACCAGTCATTTTTTCTTTCATCAGGTTCTGCACACTGGCCATGTTTTCTGTATTTAACTGCATGGATGATTGAGATATTATTATCGGAAACTCAGACATAGCATCACTTTGGAAAGTATCTATCTGCGCTTGAAACCCGGTCGAAAGGCTGAGAATAACCGCGATGCCTATAATCCCGATGCTGGAAGCCAGCGCGGTTAAAAAGGTTCTGCCTTTTTTGGTCCTTAGATTGGTAAATGAGAGCTTTAACGCCATGAAAAAGCTCATGCTGGTTTTCTTGAGAACAAAGCTATCCGGCTTTGGTTTTTCCTGATAGGGATGACTGTCGGAAATAATTTTGCCGTCTTGAAACCGAATAATTCTGTCCGCATATTTGTCGGCAATCTCAGGATTGTGTGTGACCACAATGACCAGGCGATCCTTCGCTACTTCTTTAATTAAATCCATGATCTGAATGCTGGTGACAGTATCCAGGGCGCCTGTTGGTTCGTCGCATAGCAGGATTTCGGGGTTATTGGCAAGCGCTCTGGCAATGGCAACGCGTTGCATTTGGCCGCCGGATAGCTGATTCGGTTTCTTATGCAGGTGATCTTTCAGTCCTACTTGCTCTAAAACCTCAAGCGCTCTCTTGTGTTTTTCCTCAGCCGGTACACCGCTCAGCGTCATGCCAAGCTCAACATTGGCAATAATGCTTAAGTGTGTAATCAGGTTATAGTTTTGAAATACAAAACCGATCGAATTGTTGCGATAAGCGTCCCAGTCCTGGTCTTGGAAATCGGAAGTCTTCTTCCCTTTAATTATCAATTCACCCGAATCGCAATGGTCAAGACCGCCGATGATATTCAAGCATGTGGTTTTCCCGGAACCACTCGTGCCAAGAATTGCCACGAACTCTTTTTCGCGAAATGCAACGCTGATATCATCAAGCGCTTTGGTTTCTATCCCTCCCACATAATAAGTCTTTTTGATATTTTTAAATTCAAGCACCATAATTTCACTCCTTTTTTTTCATGAAGCCGCGTCTTAATAGTTGAAGCTTCTGTAGATATTTTTGTTTTACCAGCTCGTAGTCCGAAATTCTTAGAAAAATCTCTGCGGTTGCGTCCCTGCAGATCGAAAAGAGGATATCGATCATATTTGTCAAATCGTCTTCCTGACGCAAATCGAGCAGTTCCAAGTTAATCCAGGGTTTCAATTCTTCAAAAATTTTCTTTTCGGCTGCATTTTTTGGCATTTTTAAGTAGAATTTGCTGTTGACTTTAATATCCGCAAACAAGTTCATACAAAAGCCGTTCCCTTTTTCTTTTGTGACAAAATGAACAGT from Negativicutes bacterium includes these protein-coding regions:
- a CDS encoding ATP-binding cassette domain-containing protein encodes the protein MLEFKNIKKTYYVGGIETKALDDISVAFREKEFVAILGTSGSGKTTCLNIIGGLDHCDSGELIIKGKKTSDFQDQDWDAYRNNSIGFVFQNYNLITHLSIIANVELGMTLSGVPAEEKHKRALEVLEQVGLKDHLHKKPNQLSGGQMQRVAIARALANNPEILLCDEPTGALDTVTSIQIMDLIKEVAKDRLVIVVTHNPEIADKYADRIIRFQDGKIISDSHPYQEKPKPDSFVLKKTSMSFFMALKLSFTNLRTKKGRTFLTALASSIGIIGIAVILSLSTGFQAQIDTFQSDAMSEFPIIISQSSMQLNTENMASVQNLMKEKMTGTEEYADSDEVFLYDPAKTSIAHKNNFTDEYMDYLNKIDPEICNSIGYTRIVGMNMLRAVNNTIQPVMFHNIMSSMGEGMSISNLSNMANLQSMDSIGLSSYPKQLKEGDESYLLKNYELLSGEYPKSATDLVLVIDSKNRIDFNTLKGLGFDTENMKSIKFKDILGTEFKIISNDDYYVKTGMGTYLPGRDYAAMYASDKSITVRVVGVVRQKQDVRIGTLGSGIAYSDELSQIVIDNAINSKIVEAQRLSDKNIMTMEDMDKETKANFLAYLGGNATPFMVMVYPDNFEDKDAVLAYLDAYNNGKEIDDQIIYNDLAGSMSELTGGIMDAITIILIAFAAISLVVSLIMIGIITYTSVLERTKEIGVLRALGARKKDITRVFDAETFILGIFSGLLGIGIAWLLTIPINSLLYDMTELKGVANLQILHAFMLVVISTILTVLGGHIPAKIASRKDAVEALRSE
- a CDS encoding TetR/AcrR family transcriptional regulator, translating into MPTSTFFNLPEEKRRKLVCAIKDEFSRVPFDKASINKIVHAAEIPRGSFYQYFNDKNDMLEFILLDYRQQMIEQVKISLRENNGDIFFMIRDILDFTVHFVTKEKGNGFCMNLFADIKVNSKFYLKMPKNAAEKKIFEELKPWINLELLDLRQEDDLTNMIDILFSICRDATAEIFLRISDYELVKQKYLQKLQLLRRGFMKKKE